Below is a genomic region from Alphaproteobacteria bacterium.
TTGCGTGATACAACGGAATTCAAATATGAATACAATGCGATGCTCGATTTATTGACGCGCGGCTTTGCGCAAAGCTTGCTCAGCTATGATAACTACATCAAAGCATTCGATACAGACCCAACCCGTCTTTATCCGAAGTAAGGCCAAGGCGCGCGTAAAAACGGAAAAATGGTCTTGATTCCAAGCGAATAGCGCATTCAAGACTCTTCCATTTTGTTCCTGCGATTTGCTATAGTGTCCGTTAATGATTTGGGGCATTCCTGAATCGTTAAGTTTTTGTGCAAATTTTTTCGCCAGTTTTGGAACAATTTTCATGCGCGTTTTGGCAGTCACTTTCGCAGCTTTGCTAAGCCTATCCACGGCTCATGCATTCGCAAAAAGTGATGTTATGCCCGCACCGCACAAAGCACCCCGCGAACCCGTTCAACAAGTTACGCTTTACGAAGCCGCTCCTGATTATACGCCGCCCCCCAAACCAACAGGTTCGCTTAGCAATGCAATAAAGGTTGCCGCAAAGACAGCACTCTCAACCGATCCCAATGCGTCGAAACCAAGCAAGCAATCTGCCAAGGAAATGGCCAAGGAAAGCATTGCCAAGGCAAACGCCAAGCAATTGGCCAAGCAAAGTACGGTGGCCAAGGAACCTAAAGAATTTGAAGGTGTTGCCAAGGCTTTGGACGGTGAGCGCCTGATGATTGGCGAAAAGGAAATTCGCCTGTTTGGTATCGTAACCCCTGGGATTTCATCGAATTATGGACCTCAAGCCCGCCAGAAGCTTGATGCGATTATCAAGGGCGCCGTGCTCTGCAAAGTAACCGACAAGGATAAGGATGGTCGCCCCATCGCATTCTGCGGAACCGTAGATACGCCTGATTTATCCTACGAAATGCTCCGCCAAGGTTGGGCAATGGTTGACAGAAAAGCATTGAAAAACAATTCACTCGCCGAAGTTTATGAGAAAGTGGAACAAGAAGCGCAATCGTTGAACAAAGGGTTGTTTGCTCCCATGCCGATGGTGAATTCGGTTCCGCTCAGCAACCCTTCCAACACCGTAACCGTTCCGCTTGTTGCCCCGACAACTGCGCAGGCGGTCCAAGCGGCAGCACAACAATCTGCGGCAACTAACGCCCAGCCTACAGCCCAGCCCATTACAGCCATGGGTGCAAAAGTTGAAACCATCAAGGGCGGCTCGCGCCCGGCAGAAAGAGACCCTGTTGCACGGGGCGAAGAACCACGCACTGCACTTTCATTGATTGTGCCTGAAACCAGTGTAGCGACACCTGCGCCTAAGCAAGCCGAAACAGCAACAGCTCAAGCTGCGCCGCAACCTGCTGCACAACCGGCAACCAAACCTGCCCAACCTCAACCGGCTGCAGTAGCGCCGAATGCTGCTGCAGCAAATGCATCAGCGCAAGGCGGCTTCTTCGAACGCTATCAAGGCATTATTGGCGGTCTGTTGTGGATTTTCGGCGCGCTTGCATTTGGCGCCGCTGCGGTTATTCGTGACCGGATGCAGCTTGCAGAAAAGCGCAGAGCGCTTGCGGCCGCACTTAATGGCGAGCTGACATCCGCGCGTCATATTTGCCGCACGCGTGCCCGTGAACTAATGCGCCAGCGCCGACTTGGTGAAGCAGAAAACCAGCCGCGCCCATCGCAACTTTGGCCGCGCATTCGCGCCGTTGTGTATCAGGCGCATGTGGGTTCAATCGGCTTGCTCGGTTCCGATTTGGCGCGCCGTGTGGCATCCGTTTATGGCCAATGTGCCGATTATGC
It encodes:
- a CDS encoding thermonuclease family protein translates to MPAPHKAPREPVQQVTLYEAAPDYTPPPKPTGSLSNAIKVAAKTALSTDPNASKPSKQSAKEMAKESIAKANAKQLAKQSTVAKEPKEFEGVAKALDGERLMIGEKEIRLFGIVTPGISSNYGPQARQKLDAIIKGAVLCKVTDKDKDGRPIAFCGTVDTPDLSYEMLRQGWAMVDRKALKNNSLAEVYEKVEQEAQSLNKGLFAPMPMVNSVPLSNPSNTVTVPLVAPTTAQAVQAAAQQSAATNAQPTAQPITAMGAKVETIKGGSRPAERDPVARGEEPRTALSLIVPETSVATPAPKQAETATAQAAPQPAAQPATKPAQPQPAAVAPNAAAANASAQGGFFERYQGIIGGLLWIFGALAFGAAAVIRDRMQLAEKRRALAAALNGELTSARHICRTRARELMRQRRLGEAENQPRPSQLWPRIRAVVYQAHVGSIGLLGSDLARRVASVYGQCADYAAYYQQTAMQRLPSATAVSETLSTLADHIDNILDGLAQIEYTGRPFVAEIIEDAIPTDDGSDQQPEPTAEQQQHTRNSVNEEAQIIKERFERMAQSMVGMLGRKREAAIDPSVAPVAETAVAQATPEPASDIATEDAPEASSEETKPSQAA